One window of the Misgurnus anguillicaudatus chromosome 8, ASM2758022v2, whole genome shotgun sequence genome contains the following:
- the LOC141365940 gene encoding uncharacterized protein, whose product MSGIIDKYRARPQTPEFEKICLADFVSNYRIVYGQQTKGKNVQRLLNDMGFVQKRSVGKAAVIRYARFSEEKQPEKFYGRLVKLYVPHRFNAQLKPPTFPTYEQFYKSAFVELPSHPGVRMPVCAIVKAHQEKFEKHSEEVDKAIEQLQQQGPSENAWTAFAPEAEVDNLECIAEREDVNHDEEDEQDDVPEYQILLEDGDGVVPLIKAPQMSVDFVRKMFQSLNETQAAIFYIVRQWCQKRVWGHNPEQFFYFVSGGAGCGKSHVIKCIYTEATKILRQLPRLQEEGDLSVPTVILSAFTGTAAFNISGKTLHSILKLPRNLKPPYQGLGNALDEVRAELCSVEILIIDEVSMISKDLFAYVNWRLQQIRGSKKAFGGISVLAVGDFFQLPPLGKAKPLCVYEDDVLDFWKDSFQIITLTEIMRQKEDLAFAELLNRLRVRQKTDVLREEDRVLLLQAVKNPEDCPHDALHIFATNKEVHMHNTKTIQAIHTDIITIDAEDYRKDPRTGVMKRQKKPVTGKKDDLLDSIQVAVGARIMVTRNLDVEDGIVNGCFGQIVNIVTKTRDGISTVHMLGLQLDNPNAGLKHRRRVEGEDDNSVYIERSEESLRKGTVRRQFPIKLAYACTAHKVQGMTMQSAVVSLKKIFEPGMAYVALSRTTSLSGLHITDFIEKKIYADPEITASLQNMRKVTFEGIMPLLQHIREINQDQTLKIVHHNTEGLSSHIEDIRCHHELLLSDILCVTESHLSGSCIPQHLQLEGYKMFARNRHVSYSTHAEMAKKDGGGVAIFCKEDIQAQSRQYIQSVTDLEFVVIKIDTPMCATIAAVYRPPNYSLEKFLPNLRGLLDYLDIVDNHPVIISGDFNEDLLSAGRKAILEMFQSKGYTQLITSATTEKHTLLDHIYISHPDLCLQSGVLQSYYSYHNPVYCILRK is encoded by the coding sequence ATGTCGGGAATAATAGATAAATACAGAGCAAGGCCTCAAACACCGGAGTTTGAAAAGATATGTCTGGCAGACTTTGTGTCAAATTACCGCATTGTGTACGGTCAGCAAACTAAGGGAAAGAATGTACAACGTCTGCTCAATGATATGGGATTTGTTCAGAAAAGATCTGTCGGTAAGGCTGCCGTTATTCGATATGCACGGTTTTCGGAGGAGAAACAACCGGAAAAGTTTTACGGAAGATTAGTGAAACTTTATGTGCCACATCGTTTCAATGCCCAGCTAAAACCTCCAACATTTCCAACGTATGAGCAGTTTTACAAAAGTGCATTTGTGGAACTTCCTTCCCACCCTGGTGTCCGAATGCCTGTATGCGCAATAGTGAAAGCACACCAGGAGAAATTCGAAAAACACAGTGAAGAAGTGGACAAAGCAATTGAACAGTTGCAGCAACAAGGCCCATCTGAGAATGCTTGGACAGCTTTTGCCCCTGAAGCTGAAGTGGATAATTTGGAGTGCATTGCAGAACGAGAAGATGTCAATCATGATGAAGAGGATGAGCAAGATGATGTACCGGAATACCAGATTCTTCTTGAAGATGGAGATGGAGTCGTTCCTCTGATAAAGGCACCACAGATGAGTGTTGACTTTGTCAGGAAGATGTTTCAAAGTCTAAATGAGACACAGGCAGCAATATTCTACATTGTCCGTCAGTGGTGTCAGAAGCGTGTCTGGGGTCATAATCCGGAACAGTTTTTTTACTTCGTGTCAGGTGGTGCTGGTTGTGGAAAATCACATGTCATTAAGTGCATATATACGGAAGCAACCAAGATTCTAAGACAATTGCCTCGACTTCAGGAGGAAGGGGATCTCTCTGTGCCTACAGTGATTTTGAGTGCATTTACAGGAACAGCAGCATTCAATATATCTGGTAAAACACTGCATTCCATTTTAAAACTGCCAAGGAACTTAAAGCCACCTTATCAAGGACTTGGAAATGCTCTAGATGAAGTACGAGCAGAATTATGCAGTGTGGAAATTCTCATCATTGATGAAGTGTCCATGATTTCGAAGGATCTTTTCGCCTATGTAAACTGGAGACTTCAACAGATCAGAGGCAGCAAGAAAGCATTTGGAGGAATCTCTGTTCTCGCTGTAGGAGACTTTTTCCAACTACCACCTCTCGGTAAAGCCAAACCGCTCTGTGTGTATGAAGATGATGTTCTGGACTTCTGGAAGGACAGTTTTCAAATAATTACCCTTACAGAGATCATGCGTCAAAAGGAGGACCTTGCCTTTGCTGAGCTTTTAAATCGACTGCGAGTGAGGCAGAAGACTGATGTTCTTAGAGAAGAAGACCGAGTTCTGTTACTCCAAGCTGTAAAGAACCCAGAAGACTGCCCTCATGATGCTCTGCACATATTTGCAACCAACAAGGAAGTTCACATGCACAATACTAAAACAATACAGGCTATTCACACTGACATCATAACCATTGATGCCGAAGACTACAGGAAAGACCCAAGAACAGGAGTGATGAAAAGACAAAAGAAACCTGTCACCGGAAAGAAGGATGACTTGCTGGATTCTATACAAGTTGCAGTGGGAGCTCGTATAATGGTGACAAGGAATCTGGATGTTGAAGATGGAATTGTAAATGGATGTTTTGGTCAGATTGTTAACATTGTCACTAAAACAAGAGATGGAATCTCCACTGTACACATGCTAGGACTTCAGCTCGACAATCCAAATGCAGGTCTGAAACACCGCAGAAGAGTGGAAGGTGAAGATGACAACTCTGTATATATTGAGAGATCTGAAGAAAGTCTGAGGAAAGGAACAGTTCGTCGTCAATTTCCCATCAAGCTCGCTTATGCCTGCACAGCTCACAAAGTTCAAGGTATGACAATGCAGTCTGCCGTAGTGTCACTGAAGAAGATTTTCGAACCTGGAATGGCCTATGTTGCCCTCAGCCGAACGACGTCGCTTTCTGGATTACATATTACAGACTTCATTGAAAAGAAGATTTATGCTGATCCTGAAATCACAGCATCGTTGCAGAACATGAGAAAAGTGACATTCGAAGGAATCATGCCACTTTTGCAACACATAAGGGAAATCAACCAGGACcaaacacttaaaatagttCACCACAACACGGAAGGACTGTCATCTCACATCGAGGATATCAGATGCCATCATGAGCTACTTTTATCGGATATTCTTTGCGTAACGGAAAGTCACTTGTCTGGCTCATGTATTCCACAACATCTCCAGTTGGAAGGATACAAGATGTTTGCACGGAATAGACATGTCTCCTACTCAACCCATGCAGAAATGGCAAAGAAAGACGGTGGTGGAGTTGCAATATTTTGCAAAGAAGATATTCAAGCTCAGTCCAGACAGTACATCCAAAGTGTCACAGACCTGGAGTTTGTTGTCATCAAAATCGACACCCCAATGTGTGCAACAATTGCTGCAGTGTACAGGCCACCAAACTACAGTCTTGAAAAATTCTTGCCAAATTTAAGGGGCCTACTTGATTATCTGGACATCGTAGACAACCATCCTGTAATCATCAGTGGAGACTTTAATGAGGACCTCTTATCTGCTGGAAGAAAGGCTATACTGGAGATGTTTCAATCCAAGGGATATACACAGCTAATCACATCAGCTACAACTGAGAAGCACACACTACTGGATCACATATACATCTCACATCCGGACTTGTGTCTACAGTCAGGTGTGTTACAGAGCTATTACAGTTACCACAATCCTGTGTACTGTATATTGCGAAAATGA